Proteins from one Sphingomonas sp. HF-S4 genomic window:
- a CDS encoding CocE/NonD family hydrolase, with amino-acid sequence MLDRVVGLGTAALLLVGGSHAVAQEEATPDHVRQSRYVQVRDGTRLAVNIYRPASGGKAVAERRPTIFVFTPYRARFRDDKGKLVEAALSDGLALRSLLRAGYVVAVADIRGKGASFGHRRGFQDRTEARDGYDLIQWLARQPYSTGKVGMIGCSYLGGATFHTASTAPPALKAVFIGASDIDKYAFVRNGGITAQFNTRPDEPASVDLASIPVDADRTGAELRRAVAEHGRNTPMGPLWYGMPYRDSVSSFTGNAFWDEAGVYKYLPAIRNAGIATYFWGNWHDEPTAQTLFGAASLDGKFLAGPGDHCVPPPGFDFTGEVTRYFDHYLKGVDNGIEKAPRATYWVEGLDGAGRYVRSDQLPGIAARPLPWFLGDARGGVVRAGKDGSFGAAPGAEGRDAFTVDYDLPPADYFAFWPKPMGEHGLSYTSNALSAPMTLIGFPVARLTVTASDPDADLFVYLDQVQSDGKAEVIAFGRLKLAQRKPAQAPYANFGLPWQSGLSKDAMGLAPDEAAPVSIALTPVSRVVPAGARLRFTVAGADPRQRNLKDIRRDPAPRITVLRGGSDPSRIELPLVR; translated from the coding sequence ATGCTGGACCGGGTCGTCGGCCTTGGCACTGCCGCGCTGCTTCTCGTCGGCGGCAGCCATGCCGTCGCGCAGGAAGAAGCGACGCCGGATCATGTCCGGCAGTCGCGCTACGTGCAGGTCCGCGATGGCACGCGCCTCGCGGTCAACATCTATCGCCCGGCATCCGGGGGCAAGGCAGTCGCGGAGCGTCGCCCGACTATCTTCGTCTTCACGCCGTACCGGGCGCGCTTCCGCGACGACAAGGGCAAGCTGGTCGAGGCGGCATTGAGCGACGGCCTCGCGCTGCGTTCGCTTCTACGTGCCGGCTATGTCGTCGCAGTCGCCGACATTCGCGGCAAGGGCGCATCCTTCGGGCATCGCCGCGGCTTCCAGGATCGTACCGAGGCGCGCGACGGCTACGATCTGATCCAGTGGCTCGCGCGCCAGCCCTATTCGACCGGGAAGGTCGGGATGATCGGCTGCTCGTATTTGGGGGGGGCGACCTTTCACACCGCGAGCACGGCACCGCCTGCATTGAAGGCGGTGTTCATCGGCGCCTCCGACATCGACAAATACGCCTTCGTCCGCAATGGCGGGATCACCGCCCAGTTCAACACCCGGCCCGACGAGCCCGCCTCGGTCGACCTTGCCAGCATACCCGTCGATGCCGATCGGACCGGTGCCGAATTGCGCCGCGCGGTTGCCGAGCATGGACGGAACACGCCGATGGGGCCGCTCTGGTACGGCATGCCCTATCGCGACAGCGTCTCGTCGTTCACGGGCAATGCCTTTTGGGACGAGGCCGGGGTCTACAAATACCTTCCTGCGATCCGCAATGCGGGCATCGCGACCTATTTCTGGGGCAATTGGCATGACGAGCCGACCGCCCAGACGCTGTTCGGTGCGGCCAGCCTGGACGGCAAGTTCCTAGCCGGCCCGGGCGACCATTGCGTGCCGCCTCCGGGCTTCGACTTCACCGGCGAAGTCACCCGCTATTTCGATCACTATCTTAAGGGCGTCGACAACGGCATCGAGAAGGCGCCGCGCGCGACCTATTGGGTCGAGGGCCTCGATGGCGCGGGTCGCTATGTCCGATCCGATCAACTGCCCGGCATCGCCGCGCGACCCTTGCCCTGGTTCCTGGGCGACGCGCGGGGCGGCGTCGTGCGCGCGGGCAAGGACGGCAGTTTCGGCGCCGCGCCGGGAGCCGAAGGACGCGACGCCTTCACGGTCGACTACGATCTTCCGCCTGCAGACTATTTCGCGTTCTGGCCCAAGCCAATGGGCGAGCATGGGCTGAGCTATACCAGCAACGCTTTGAGCGCGCCGATGACGCTCATCGGTTTTCCGGTGGCGCGGCTCACGGTCACTGCGAGCGATCCCGACGCGGATTTATTCGTCTATCTCGATCAGGTGCAGTCGGACGGCAAGGCCGAGGTGATCGCCTTCGGACGGCTCAAGCTGGCCCAGCGCAAACCCGCCCAGGCGCCCTATGCGAATTTCGGCCTGCCCTGGCAGTCGGGATTGTCGAAGGACGCAATGGGGCTCGCGCCTGACGAAGCGGCGCCGGTTTCGATCGCGCTGACGCCGGTGTCGCGCGTCGTCCCGGCGGGGGCACGGCTGCGCTTCACCGTCGCCGGCGCCGATCCGCGGCAGCGCAACCTCAAGGATATTCGGCGCGATCCGGCGCCCAGGATCACGGTGCTTCGCGGCGGCAGCGATCCATCGCGCATCGAGCTGCCGCTGGTCCGCTGA
- a CDS encoding GntR family transcriptional regulator, whose amino-acid sequence MIQFAGGPIGPAPSSHEIAAWVRERIRRGQFVPEQRLIEVDIIRATGGSRVRVREALQRLAAEGLVTIEPFRGASVRSASLEELRHIYRARAALEGITAGDFATSASDAQRTRLQEIQDELERCVTERSPERFGRLNAEWHELLVEGSGNTIIGELLQRLSVPIHRLLFESFYDADRLRTANEDHRRILAAILAHDAAGAEAAMRAHVHAGFQTLSAIEREYRV is encoded by the coding sequence ATGATCCAGTTCGCCGGAGGGCCGATCGGCCCCGCTCCTTCCAGTCACGAGATCGCAGCCTGGGTTCGCGAGCGCATCCGGCGTGGGCAATTCGTGCCCGAGCAACGCCTGATCGAAGTCGACATCATCCGAGCCACCGGGGGCAGCCGCGTGCGCGTTCGCGAGGCGTTGCAGCGGCTCGCGGCGGAAGGCCTCGTCACCATCGAGCCCTTCCGCGGCGCGTCGGTGCGCAGTGCCAGTCTCGAGGAGCTTCGACATATCTACCGCGCCCGCGCGGCGCTGGAAGGCATCACCGCAGGCGATTTCGCGACCTCGGCCAGCGATGCCCAACGCACCCGCCTTCAGGAGATCCAGGACGAGCTCGAGCGCTGCGTCACCGAGCGTTCACCCGAGCGCTTCGGCCGTCTCAATGCCGAGTGGCACGAATTGCTGGTCGAGGGTTCGGGCAACACGATCATCGGCGAACTGCTCCAGCGGCTGAGCGTGCCAATCCACCGCCTGTTGTTCGAAAGCTTCTACGACGCCGATCGGCTGCGCACCGCGAACGAGGACCATCGCCGGATCCTCGCCGCGATCCTTGCCCACGACGCCGCCGGCGCCGAAGCGGCGATGCGGGCGCACGTCCATGCCGGTTTCCAGACGCTCTCGGCGATCGAACGCGAATATCGCGTCTGA
- the purU gene encoding formyltetrahydrofolate deformylase, with product MGENHILTLRCADRPGLVAAVAAFLAANQCNIRSSHQFEDSDTGLFFMRVQYELQGGGDLESLMRGFAPIAQVHAMEWTMRDTRHRTRVLLMVSKFDHCLGDLLYRYRIGELPMDVVGIVSNHPRDALNLTLLGDIPYHHLPVAKGAKAEQEAQVKAIVVETGAELVVLARYMQILSDDLAAFLAGRCINIHHSFLPGFKGAKPYHQAHQRGVKMIGATAHYVTADLDEGPIIHQDVEPITHADPPEELVRKGRDIERRVLSTAVQYHLAGRVFVNGARTVVFQG from the coding sequence ATGGGCGAGAACCATATTCTGACGCTGCGTTGCGCGGATCGGCCGGGGCTGGTGGCGGCGGTCGCCGCGTTCCTGGCAGCTAATCAGTGCAACATTCGCAGCTCGCACCAGTTCGAGGATAGCGACACCGGCCTGTTCTTCATGCGGGTTCAGTACGAGCTGCAGGGCGGCGGCGATCTCGAATCGCTCATGCGGGGCTTTGCACCGATCGCGCAGGTGCACGCGATGGAGTGGACCATGCGCGATACGCGGCACCGCACGCGCGTGCTGCTGATGGTCTCGAAGTTCGATCATTGCCTCGGCGACCTGCTCTACCGCTATCGGATCGGCGAGCTGCCGATGGACGTGGTCGGGATCGTGTCGAACCATCCCAGGGACGCGCTCAACCTGACGCTGCTGGGCGACATTCCCTATCACCACCTGCCCGTCGCCAAGGGGGCGAAGGCGGAGCAGGAGGCGCAGGTCAAGGCGATCGTCGTCGAGACCGGCGCGGAACTCGTCGTGCTCGCGCGCTACATGCAGATCCTGTCAGACGATCTGGCCGCGTTCCTGGCAGGCCGGTGCATCAATATCCATCACAGCTTCCTGCCCGGCTTCAAGGGCGCCAAGCCCTATCATCAGGCGCACCAGCGCGGCGTGAAGATGATCGGCGCCACCGCGCATTACGTTACCGCCGACCTCGACGAGGGACCCATCATCCACCAGGATGTCGAGCCGATCACCCATGCCGACCCGCCCGAGGAACTCGTCCGCAAGGGCCGTGACATCGAGCGCCGCGTGCTATCGACCGCAGTGCAATATCATCTCGCTGGCCGCGTGTTCGTCAACGGCGCGAGGACCGTCGTCTTCCAGGGCTGA
- the ligM gene encoding vanillate/3-O-methylgallate O-demethylase → MALSLEQVLQGAGNHVEMLRNSLIGAYVYPVVAPEFHNWRSEQWAWQHSAVLFDQSHHMVELSIRGRDALKLISDTAINSMQGFAPNKAKQYVPTTPYGHVIGDGILFYLAEGDLLYVGRAPAANWLMFHAETGGYDVTIVKDDRSPSRPMGKPVERTHWRFQIQGPNAWAIIEKLHGGPLEQLKFFNMSEMRIAGRKIRTLRHGMSGAPGLEIWGPYAEQDEIRHAILEAGKEFGIVPCGSRAYPSNTLESGWIPSPLPAIYTGDKLKPYRAWLGADSYEATGAIGGSFVSDDIEDYYLNPWELGYGSFVKFDHDFHGREALEALNPTEQRRKVTLAWNGEDLAKIQASLFDGSETPYKFFDLPLANYASSSYDRVVDAGGRTVGLSMFSGYSFNEKAALSLATIDHEIPVGTELRVVWGEPDGGTRKTTVEPHRQIEVRAVVSPAPYSKVARETYHQGWRTERA, encoded by the coding sequence ATGGCTCTTAGCCTCGAGCAGGTCCTGCAAGGTGCGGGCAACCACGTCGAGATGCTGCGCAATTCGCTGATCGGCGCCTATGTCTATCCCGTCGTTGCCCCCGAATTCCACAATTGGCGCTCCGAGCAATGGGCGTGGCAGCACAGCGCGGTGCTGTTCGACCAGTCGCATCATATGGTCGAATTGTCGATCCGCGGGAGGGACGCGCTGAAGCTGATTTCGGACACTGCGATCAACTCGATGCAGGGCTTCGCGCCCAACAAGGCAAAGCAATATGTACCGACCACGCCCTATGGCCATGTGATCGGCGACGGCATCCTGTTCTACCTGGCCGAAGGGGACCTGCTGTATGTCGGCCGCGCGCCGGCGGCGAACTGGCTGATGTTCCATGCCGAGACCGGCGGATACGATGTCACGATCGTCAAGGACGATCGTTCGCCGTCGCGCCCGATGGGCAAGCCGGTGGAGCGTACGCACTGGCGCTTCCAGATCCAAGGGCCGAACGCCTGGGCAATCATCGAGAAGCTCCATGGCGGCCCGCTCGAGCAGCTCAAATTCTTCAACATGAGCGAGATGAGGATCGCCGGTCGCAAGATCCGCACGCTGCGGCACGGCATGTCGGGTGCGCCGGGCCTCGAAATCTGGGGCCCCTATGCGGAGCAGGACGAGATCCGCCACGCGATCCTGGAGGCCGGCAAGGAGTTCGGCATCGTGCCGTGCGGCAGCCGCGCCTACCCGTCGAACACGCTCGAATCGGGCTGGATCCCCTCCCCGCTTCCGGCGATCTACACCGGCGACAAGCTCAAGCCGTATCGCGCGTGGCTGGGCGCGGACAGCTATGAGGCGACCGGCGCGATCGGCGGCAGCTTCGTTTCCGACGACATCGAGGACTATTACCTCAATCCGTGGGAGCTCGGTTATGGATCGTTCGTCAAGTTCGACCATGACTTCCACGGCCGCGAGGCGCTGGAAGCACTCAACCCGACCGAGCAGCGGCGCAAGGTGACGCTGGCCTGGAATGGCGAGGACTTGGCCAAGATCCAGGCCTCGCTGTTCGACGGCAGCGAGACCCCGTACAAGTTCTTCGACCTGCCGCTCGCCAATTATGCGTCGTCGAGCTACGACCGCGTCGTCGATGCCGGCGGGCGCACCGTCGGCCTTTCGATGTTCAGCGGCTACAGCTTCAACGAGAAGGCCGCGCTCAGCCTGGCGACCATCGATCATGAGATCCCGGTGGGCACCGAGCTTCGCGTGGTGTGGGGCGAGCCCGATGGCGGCACCCGCAAGACGACCGTTGAGCCGCACCGCCAGATCGAGGTTCGCGCCGTGGTGAGCCCGGCGCCCTATTCGAAGGTCGCCCGCGAAACCTACCACCAGGGCTGGCGCACCGAGCGCGCCTGA
- a CDS encoding methylenetetrahydrofolate reductase: protein MNALATRPSPDTGPASALLRGYSIEITSKDVASLASAADALAPGTRIAITSLPGESLAQRLATTQAVLRHGFRPVPHIAARRLPSAQALETLLEAFADIGAVQDLFVIAGDVDKAEGPFDDALAVIRSGLLARYGAEHIGIGGYPEGHPRIGRDRLWAALRDKTVAASDQGLDVSIVTQFGFEAELATLWVKRVRETGIDAPIRIGIPGPASAAALLRFATRCGVRASGSALRKYGMSVTRLMQSAGPDAYVRDIAAGLAAFPSGEVGLHFYPFGGLGNTVRWIAEAGAH, encoded by the coding sequence ATGAACGCCCTTGCTACACGCCCCTCGCCGGACACAGGTCCGGCGAGCGCCTTGCTGCGCGGTTATTCGATCGAGATCACATCCAAGGATGTCGCCAGCCTTGCCAGCGCCGCGGACGCGCTGGCGCCCGGTACACGCATCGCGATCACGTCGCTGCCGGGTGAAAGCCTGGCGCAGCGCCTTGCCACCACCCAGGCCGTGCTGCGCCACGGATTCCGCCCGGTGCCGCATATCGCGGCGCGGCGCCTGCCTTCGGCTCAGGCGCTGGAAACCCTGCTCGAAGCGTTTGCCGATATCGGTGCCGTGCAGGACCTGTTCGTCATCGCCGGGGACGTGGACAAGGCGGAAGGCCCCTTCGACGACGCGCTGGCGGTGATCCGCAGCGGGCTTCTTGCCCGCTATGGTGCGGAGCATATCGGTATCGGCGGCTATCCCGAGGGGCATCCCAGGATCGGTCGCGACCGATTGTGGGCGGCCTTGCGCGACAAGACCGTAGCGGCGAGCGACCAGGGCCTGGACGTGTCGATCGTGACGCAATTCGGCTTCGAGGCCGAGCTCGCGACCCTGTGGGTGAAGCGTGTCCGCGAGACGGGGATCGACGCGCCGATCCGCATCGGGATTCCCGGGCCCGCGAGCGCGGCGGCGCTGCTGCGGTTTGCCACGCGCTGCGGCGTGCGGGCGTCCGGCTCGGCACTGCGCAAATACGGGATGTCGGTCACGCGACTGATGCAGTCCGCGGGACCGGACGCCTATGTCCGCGACATCGCGGCGGGGCTGGCAGCGTTCCCGAGCGGCGAAGTCGGGTTGCATTTCTATCCGTTCGGCGGGCTCGGCAACACGGTCCGCTGGATCGCCGAAGCAGGCGCGCACTGA